From Deltaproteobacteria bacterium, one genomic window encodes:
- a CDS encoding ABC transporter ATP-binding protein has protein sequence MPSFIDVRSLRVVYPAGSGRRVALDGVDLAVPRGQFLCVRGKSGSGKSSLLHVLAGLIDPESGSVRVGETDLSSLTRGEAALYRRRRCGVIFQSFNLLDMLSIAENIAFPLGLDGTSQRETTARVDELLDEVGLGERRDDFPDQLSGGEQQRVAIARALAIRPDVVLADEPTGNLDSESGIRIWMLLRDLSRKHGTTTLMVTHDPDATAYVSRVVELRDGRIVSDTGALPEPGAGRSAE, from the coding sequence ATGCCGAGCTTCATCGACGTACGCAGCCTCCGAGTCGTCTACCCCGCGGGGTCGGGGCGGCGTGTTGCGCTCGATGGTGTCGACCTCGCGGTTCCTCGCGGTCAGTTCCTGTGCGTGCGCGGCAAGTCGGGAAGCGGAAAGAGCAGCCTGCTGCACGTTCTTGCCGGGCTGATCGACCCCGAATCCGGGAGCGTTCGCGTCGGCGAGACGGACCTCTCGAGCCTCACGCGCGGTGAGGCCGCGCTCTATCGCCGGCGGCGATGCGGCGTGATCTTCCAGTCCTTCAACCTGCTCGACATGCTGAGCATCGCCGAGAACATCGCATTTCCGCTCGGGCTCGACGGCACGAGCCAGCGAGAGACCACCGCGCGCGTCGACGAGCTGCTCGATGAAGTCGGTCTCGGCGAGCGCCGCGACGACTTCCCCGATCAGCTCTCGGGCGGGGAGCAGCAGCGAGTCGCGATCGCGCGCGCGCTCGCGATCCGGCCCGACGTGGTGCTCGCGGACGAGCCGACGGGCAACCTCGACAGCGAGTCGGGAATCAGGATCTGGATGCTCCTGCGCGACCTCTCGCGGAAGCACGGCACGACCACCCTGATGGTCACTCACGACCCGGATGCGACGGCCTACGTGAGTCGGGTCGTCGAACTCCGGGATGGACGAATCGTCTCCGACACGGGAGCGCTTCCCGAACCAGGGGCGGGCAGGAGCGCCGAGTGA